The proteins below come from a single Verrucomicrobiia bacterium genomic window:
- a CDS encoding autotransporter-associated beta strand repeat-containing protein encodes MRVSKLVGIRPRARALGVVVAITVVGFNASAQMLGEPVAKRWMPADILNWSPGTDPDAAYNRSSVPLAPRISNPALNFNPHARINEARVMPLVAFNSTPVVSSQGSRTTNFYAVNYWQYMHSLVGWGGVIYTPPAHIVDAAHRNGVPVTGTVFLAPYVYGGNIQYVNQFLQKNGTNFPVADKMIEAARYLGLQGWFINQETENGNAAIANAMRDFILYFRAKAPELTIQWYDSMVEAGHISWQNQLNSQNDWYMKWGASPVSHEMFLNFWWGSNWGDSTRIPNSRTHALSLGLNPYDIYAGIDTEGGGYHTSGIDWNNLFPEGQPHRLSLGIYRPEWTFNASSGFADFQARDNRYWIGPNGDPSNTSSAESWKGIAHYIPANSPVTSLPFVTSFNTGVGTNFVVNGESVMSGPWNNLSLQDILPTWRWLIRSSGAKLTPTLDWSDAYHGGTVLRFNGTLSATNHVLLYQASLPVSVDTQLRVAYKAGSIGASRMELGVAFEDSPETHEFFPVPATTNTGWNLAQVSLGAHAARRIAVLSLRFGAAVSVPNYSMKIGQLAVFDGAVTTPATVSNIAIDRQYNLGWTNYALRLKWDHAIDPVYYYNIYRRNPDNSRSWLWATPNNVVYLPALTRRNNEAVTAIEVETVGRDFGVSTATFDFVWIDPETVTLTASDSAGMSSFDNGLNWSDGLQPAATNLYLVGGGLSLRTPETNSSVTFQGGALVVTNGGALRLKGTSNGSVTTIGQSPGAGLFLANGIVSDWANRPQTLSGYINLGDGGGTFEPQSSTLTVASVITGNGPLIVDGPSGITGGTVVLAGANAYSGLTVLNAANTLRLSESGTLGSGASSLVFSNNADRGFGTLDLNGRNAAVNHLIGPGGWILNNGGGNAVLTIGASNATGGLFTGVITDHTMGDGTIALNKTGSGLMTLGGASNVFGGGLNVTSGTLIISNASSVVVGHGAGSLGVASGPVAESSMIGLLDVIHTKHFAVDVDTIAVGTTTAAGGSPAINGGLKLGTNSVLRAAESIVVGDMDNAFNTLVQSVTTAPNGVTIVNTPNLTIGGSKASASFTLGAGSLLQAGTSSDRTSLRLGVSAGGGSGTYTGNFNAAAGILKAYLRRIELGFLSNGSSGNENGLLTISSNPSNHLDIAGSGILVTIGRFISGSGAGKATGTLTIGNLDATSAITSTDNSAAILLGATANSSGTLNLNGGTLTITTAGPAISGGAGTSTLLLNGITLKPGVNSSAFITNLTTATVGVNGVTFDTSGFNIVVAQALGNGGGGVRKFGMGMLTLTRPNAYVGPTFIGEGTLALANLGAIASSSVVVISNGAVLDVAGRADQMLTIGTGKTLRGSGTVVGRLTVSSGAIVRPGDAIGTLTVHSNINMSGTALLELNRTNAPNADQMVSLSGSISASGPISVANLGPELEPGDTFLLFNVPITGVPALDLPALRPGLAWTNLLGVNGTIAVVQTMATTPTNIQMRVSAAALTLSWPAEHIGWRLQVQTNALGAGLGSHWYDVFQSSATNQLILPLAIDEGWVLFRLVRP; translated from the coding sequence ATGCGGGTTTCGAAGTTAGTGGGAATCCGCCCCCGCGCCCGGGCGCTCGGGGTCGTCGTCGCAATCACCGTCGTTGGTTTCAATGCAAGCGCGCAAATGCTTGGGGAACCCGTGGCCAAACGATGGATGCCTGCGGACATCCTGAACTGGAGCCCGGGCACCGATCCTGACGCGGCCTACAACCGCAGTTCAGTTCCGCTCGCGCCGCGCATTTCCAATCCCGCGCTGAACTTCAATCCGCACGCCCGCATCAATGAAGCGCGGGTGATGCCGCTCGTGGCATTTAATTCCACCCCGGTTGTTTCATCGCAGGGTTCGCGCACCACAAACTTCTACGCAGTCAATTACTGGCAATACATGCATTCGCTCGTCGGCTGGGGCGGTGTCATCTATACCCCGCCTGCGCACATTGTCGACGCGGCGCATCGGAATGGCGTGCCCGTGACAGGCACGGTCTTCCTGGCTCCTTACGTGTACGGAGGAAACATCCAATACGTGAATCAGTTCCTGCAGAAGAATGGAACGAACTTTCCCGTTGCGGACAAAATGATCGAGGCGGCCCGCTACCTTGGGCTGCAGGGCTGGTTCATCAATCAGGAAACCGAGAATGGAAACGCGGCAATCGCGAATGCCATGCGCGACTTCATCCTGTACTTCCGCGCGAAGGCGCCTGAACTCACAATCCAATGGTACGATTCCATGGTTGAAGCGGGGCATATCTCCTGGCAGAACCAGCTCAATTCACAAAACGACTGGTATATGAAATGGGGCGCGAGCCCGGTTTCTCATGAGATGTTCCTCAATTTCTGGTGGGGCTCAAATTGGGGGGATTCAACACGGATACCGAATTCGCGGACACATGCGCTGAGCCTTGGGCTGAATCCTTACGACATCTACGCCGGCATCGACACGGAAGGCGGCGGCTATCACACCAGCGGAATCGACTGGAACAATCTTTTTCCCGAAGGCCAGCCGCATCGGCTGTCCCTCGGGATCTATCGCCCCGAGTGGACCTTCAATGCGTCATCCGGATTTGCCGATTTCCAGGCGCGCGACAACCGCTATTGGATCGGTCCCAATGGCGATCCTTCCAATACGTCCAGCGCCGAATCCTGGAAGGGCATTGCGCATTACATACCCGCGAATTCGCCAGTCACATCCCTGCCTTTCGTCACCAGCTTCAACACCGGAGTGGGAACCAACTTCGTGGTAAATGGAGAATCCGTGATGAGCGGCCCATGGAACAATCTCAGCCTGCAGGACATCCTGCCGACATGGCGATGGCTGATTCGCAGCAGTGGCGCGAAGCTGACGCCGACGCTCGATTGGAGTGATGCCTATCACGGCGGAACGGTCTTGCGCTTCAATGGCACGCTGAGCGCCACGAACCACGTCCTGCTGTACCAGGCGAGCCTGCCGGTGTCAGTCGATACGCAGCTGCGTGTGGCGTACAAGGCGGGCAGCATCGGGGCGAGTCGAATGGAACTGGGCGTCGCGTTCGAGGATAGTCCTGAGACGCACGAGTTTTTCCCTGTGCCTGCGACGACGAACACAGGCTGGAACCTGGCGCAAGTGAGTCTCGGCGCCCATGCGGCACGCAGGATCGCAGTGTTGTCGCTGCGGTTCGGCGCGGCGGTTTCGGTGCCGAATTATTCAATGAAGATCGGGCAGCTCGCTGTCTTTGACGGCGCAGTCACCACGCCCGCGACGGTTTCGAATATCGCGATTGACCGCCAATACAATTTGGGCTGGACCAACTACGCGTTGCGGTTGAAGTGGGACCACGCGATCGATCCCGTTTATTACTACAATATCTACCGCCGCAATCCGGACAACTCGCGCAGCTGGCTTTGGGCGACGCCAAACAACGTCGTTTACCTGCCGGCACTCACGCGCCGAAATAATGAAGCGGTCACGGCGATTGAAGTGGAAACGGTGGGGCGGGATTTCGGCGTTTCAACTGCAACGTTCGATTTTGTCTGGATCGACCCCGAGACCGTGACGCTGACTGCATCCGACTCTGCGGGGATGTCGAGCTTTGACAACGGATTGAACTGGTCGGATGGATTGCAGCCCGCAGCAACCAATTTATATCTGGTCGGCGGCGGATTGAGCCTTCGCACGCCTGAAACAAATTCCAGCGTGACGTTTCAGGGTGGCGCTTTAGTCGTGACGAATGGCGGCGCATTGCGGCTCAAGGGCACGTCGAACGGCAGCGTGACAACGATCGGGCAATCCCCGGGCGCGGGTCTTTTTCTTGCCAATGGAATCGTCAGCGATTGGGCGAATCGCCCACAGACTTTATCGGGCTACATCAACTTGGGGGATGGCGGTGGTACATTCGAGCCGCAGTCCAGCACCCTGACGGTCGCGTCCGTGATCACCGGCAATGGCCCATTGATCGTGGATGGCCCGAGCGGCATCACGGGTGGGACCGTGGTGCTGGCTGGTGCAAACGCCTACAGCGGCCTCACTGTCTTGAATGCGGCGAACACGCTCCGGTTGTCGGAATCAGGCACGCTCGGATCCGGCGCGAGTTCATTGGTCTTCAGCAACAACGCGGATCGCGGTTTCGGCACGCTGGATCTCAACGGCCGCAACGCTGCGGTTAACCATCTGATCGGGCCTGGAGGCTGGATTCTGAACAACGGCGGTGGCAACGCAGTTCTCACAATCGGCGCGAGCAATGCAACAGGCGGACTTTTTACAGGCGTCATCACGGATCACACCATGGGTGATGGAACCATCGCGCTCAACAAGACCGGTTCAGGCCTCATGACGTTGGGTGGCGCGAGCAATGTTTTCGGCGGCGGGCTGAATGTGACGAGCGGCACGCTCATCATCAGCAATGCGTCATCGGTGGTTGTCGGCCACGGCGCGGGTTCGCTCGGCGTCGCTTCCGGACCCGTGGCGGAAAGTTCCATGATTGGGTTGCTGGATGTCATCCACACCAAACACTTTGCTGTGGATGTGGATACAATCGCCGTCGGGACAACGACTGCCGCGGGAGGAAGCCCGGCCATCAACGGCGGTTTGAAGCTCGGAACGAACAGCGTGCTGAGAGCTGCGGAATCCATTGTGGTGGGTGACATGGACAATGCCTTCAACACGCTCGTCCAATCCGTCACGACCGCCCCGAACGGCGTCACGATCGTCAACACTCCGAACCTCACGATAGGCGGCAGCAAGGCGAGCGCGTCGTTCACACTCGGCGCGGGTTCCTTGTTGCAGGCCGGCACCAGCAGTGATCGCACGAGCTTGCGCCTGGGTGTTTCGGCGGGTGGTGGAAGTGGCACGTACACGGGCAACTTCAATGCGGCCGCAGGCATTCTGAAGGCGTATCTGCGTCGCATCGAACTCGGATTCCTCAGCAACGGCAGCAGCGGCAACGAAAATGGATTGCTCACCATCAGCAGCAATCCATCGAATCACCTCGACATTGCGGGGTCCGGCATTCTGGTCACGATTGGCCGGTTCATCAGCGGCAGTGGCGCAGGCAAGGCGACAGGAACGCTGACGATTGGCAACCTCGACGCAACCAGCGCGATCACTTCGACGGACAACAGCGCTGCCATTCTTCTCGGTGCGACTGCGAATTCATCGGGAACGTTGAATCTCAATGGAGGCACCCTGACCATCACGACTGCAGGGCCGGCAATCTCTGGCGGTGCGGGCACGAGCACGCTGCTCTTGAATGGCATCACGCTGAAGCCTGGCGTCAACAGCTCCGCGTTCATCACCAACCTGACGACGGCGACTGTCGGTGTGAACGGCGTTACGTTCGACACTTCCGGATTCAACATCGTTGTCGCGCAAGCTCTCGGCAATGGAGGTGGCGGGGTTCGCAAGTTCGGAATGGGCATGCTGACCTTAACCCGTCCAAACGCCTATGTGGGACCAACGTTCATTGGTGAGGGAACGCTGGCGCTTGCAAATCTCGGAGCCATCGCCAGCAGTTCCGTCGTGGTGATTTCGAACGGGGCGGTGCTCGACGTAGCCGGGCGCGCGGATCAGATGCTCACCATCGGCACGGGCAAAACGTTGCGGGGCAGCGGCACCGTCGTCGGCCGCCTGACGGTTTCGTCGGGAGCGATTGTGCGGCCTGGCGATGCCATCGGAACCCTGACGGTTCACAGCAACATCAACATGAGCGGGACGGCCCTGTTGGAGTTGAATCGGACCAACGCGCCGAATGCCGATCAGATGGTTTCACTCAGTGGATCCATTTCGGCTTCCGGCCCGATCAGCGTCGCGAACCTCGGCCCTGAGCTGGAACCCGGTGACACCTTTCTGCTGTTCAATGTGCCCATCACCGGAGTTCCTGCGCTCGACCTTCCCGCACTGCGCCCTGGCTTGGCATGGACGAATTTGCTCGGCGTAAACGGAACGATCGCTGTTGTGCAAACCATGGCGACGACTCCGACGAACATACAAATGCGCGTGTCGGCCGCGGCGCTGACATTGTCGTGGCCGGCAGAACACATTGGCTGGCGGCTGCAGGTGCAGACAAATGCGTTGGGAGCGGGCCTGGGATCTCATTGGTACGATGTCTTCCAATCGAGTGCGACAAACCAGCTTATTCTGCCGCTCGCGATCGATGAAGGCTGGGTTCTATTTCGCCTCGTCAGGCCGTAA
- a CDS encoding family 78 glycoside hydrolase catalytic domain gives MRKLMLLILFLTAGTAMAASLSVAGLRCEYRENPIGIDTHEPRLAWVLESNKRGVRQTAYEILVATSEDQLKRDRGDLWQTGRVESDNSIQVVYGGKRLGSGETCFWKVRVWDQSGAVSPWSKPARWTAGLFNAGDWQARWIGLERTANPNDSAAVLHRLLDLEGCSWIWLHGTRPGDQPSGKAWFRNTFDLHQGAVKAATFVLTADDRFQLFVNGNAVGSEHRNWKQLASRDVSSHLKPGQNVLAIEAENFGNNPAGLIGKLAIVFANGATQTIAIDGTWQSSNVAAADWIGASFAGPGWQSASEVAVYGDSQWGRLERNAMYPAPFFRKPFAVTKPLSRAIVFASALGVYELHLNGKPLGNDVLSPGWTDFSKRVHYLGYDVTEQIARGENVMGAILGDGWYASYLAFIGRRNYYGSDPRLLVQLQLEYRDGTREIIGTDETWQGAVGPIREADLLMGCVYDARAEFNGWNRRGFAAEGWQPATVDSAVKVNVMAHPGEPMRRTQEIRARAVSEPRPGVYVIDFGQNLVGWARVRLHGKEGQKVVVRHAEMLNPDGTLYTANLRSAASTDTYILSGKGPREFDPIFTFHGFQYVEITGIDYRPEISDVTGVVVHSDLRRTGWFECSEPLVNKLVLNSIWGQRGNFLDVPTDCPQRDERAGWTGDAQVFMKTACLNLDSPAFYTKWLRDLCEDSQRADGAFGDVAPHLNVVGFGNTGWTDAGPVCVWRMFEMYGDMRVLREHYDALVRHTDYLVNSSTNLVRDTGSFGDWLRLAGPQKSDAIGTAYFAYSVQVMTRIARTLGRQADAEKFEKLANDIRDVFVKKFVKADGRILDSRNETGQTLYALAFGIDLLPEDMKKRVAEQFVGSLAKENNHIATGFLGTPFILFALQKAGHPELAYQLVLNRTYPGWLQQVLWGSTTMWERWDGWRPDKGFQDPGMNSFNHYWLGCVSEWLFTQVAGIDTADGGFGRIVIRPELVKPSQGFNWVKSKYVSIRGPVVSRWKREGDAFELEVSIPANSTASVHVPASDAAGVTEGGKPATGSAGVKFINMEAGKAVFEVGSGSYRFRSSGMEKLGL, from the coding sequence ATGCGTAAACTGATGCTGTTGATTTTGTTTCTGACCGCTGGCACTGCGATGGCCGCGTCGTTGTCGGTTGCAGGCCTGCGATGCGAATACCGCGAGAACCCGATTGGAATCGATACCCACGAGCCGCGACTCGCCTGGGTTCTTGAATCCAACAAGCGCGGCGTGCGGCAAACCGCGTATGAAATCCTCGTTGCGACGAGCGAGGATCAGCTGAAGCGGGACCGCGGTGACCTGTGGCAGACCGGGCGCGTGGAATCCGATAACTCCATCCAGGTCGTGTATGGCGGGAAGCGCCTTGGCAGCGGCGAGACCTGTTTTTGGAAGGTCCGTGTGTGGGATCAATCGGGAGCAGTGTCCCCGTGGAGCAAACCCGCCCGCTGGACCGCTGGGCTGTTCAATGCCGGTGATTGGCAGGCCCGCTGGATAGGACTGGAACGCACTGCAAATCCAAACGACAGCGCAGCGGTCCTTCATCGCCTGCTGGATCTTGAAGGCTGTTCATGGATATGGCTGCACGGCACCCGACCCGGCGATCAACCTTCAGGCAAGGCTTGGTTTCGCAATACGTTTGACCTGCATCAGGGCGCGGTTAAGGCAGCGACATTCGTCCTCACTGCGGATGATCGATTTCAACTGTTCGTCAACGGAAACGCAGTGGGATCGGAACATCGGAACTGGAAACAGCTCGCCAGCCGCGATGTGTCGTCTCACCTCAAACCCGGCCAGAATGTCCTCGCGATTGAAGCCGAAAATTTCGGAAACAATCCCGCGGGCTTGATTGGCAAGCTCGCGATTGTGTTTGCCAATGGCGCCACACAAACGATTGCGATCGACGGAACATGGCAGAGCAGCAATGTCGCTGCGGCGGATTGGATTGGGGCAAGTTTTGCCGGCCCGGGATGGCAGTCCGCCTCCGAGGTCGCGGTTTATGGGGATTCGCAGTGGGGCCGGCTGGAGCGTAACGCGATGTACCCGGCTCCGTTTTTTCGCAAGCCATTTGCCGTCACGAAGCCACTTTCCCGTGCGATCGTTTTTGCATCCGCGCTGGGCGTTTATGAATTGCACTTGAACGGAAAACCCCTCGGGAACGATGTGCTGTCGCCGGGTTGGACCGATTTTTCGAAGCGGGTTCACTACCTCGGCTACGATGTCACTGAGCAAATCGCGCGCGGCGAGAACGTGATGGGGGCGATTCTCGGCGACGGCTGGTACGCCAGCTATCTGGCCTTCATAGGCCGGCGCAATTATTACGGCAGCGATCCGCGTTTGCTTGTGCAGTTGCAACTGGAGTATCGCGATGGAACCCGGGAGATCATTGGCACCGATGAGACGTGGCAGGGAGCTGTTGGCCCGATTCGCGAAGCGGATCTGTTGATGGGCTGCGTCTACGATGCGCGCGCAGAATTCAACGGGTGGAACCGCCGCGGATTTGCCGCGGAGGGTTGGCAGCCGGCAACAGTGGATTCAGCCGTAAAGGTGAACGTGATGGCGCATCCCGGCGAACCGATGCGGCGCACGCAGGAAATCCGTGCCAGGGCAGTAAGCGAACCGCGACCGGGGGTGTACGTCATTGACTTTGGCCAGAACCTTGTGGGTTGGGCCCGCGTCCGCCTGCATGGGAAGGAAGGGCAAAAGGTGGTCGTCCGGCACGCTGAGATGTTGAATCCGGATGGAACGCTGTACACGGCCAACCTGCGTTCGGCTGCTTCGACCGACACTTATATTCTTTCCGGGAAAGGGCCCCGCGAATTCGATCCCATCTTTACCTTTCACGGATTTCAATACGTTGAAATTACGGGAATTGATTACCGCCCGGAGATATCCGACGTGACAGGCGTGGTGGTGCATTCTGATTTGCGTCGGACCGGCTGGTTTGAATGTTCGGAACCGCTGGTGAACAAGCTTGTGCTGAATTCAATCTGGGGTCAGCGCGGCAACTTCCTGGATGTTCCGACCGATTGCCCGCAACGCGACGAACGCGCGGGCTGGACGGGCGACGCGCAGGTGTTCATGAAGACCGCGTGCCTCAATCTGGACTCGCCTGCGTTCTACACAAAATGGCTGCGCGATCTCTGTGAAGATTCACAGCGCGCGGATGGCGCCTTTGGCGACGTCGCACCCCACCTGAATGTTGTCGGCTTCGGCAATACCGGCTGGACCGACGCAGGCCCCGTCTGCGTGTGGCGCATGTTCGAGATGTACGGTGATATGCGGGTCCTGCGGGAACATTATGATGCACTCGTGCGGCACACGGATTACCTGGTCAATTCGAGTACCAATCTCGTGCGCGACACAGGCTCGTTCGGGGACTGGCTGCGGCTTGCCGGCCCGCAAAAATCCGATGCCATTGGAACGGCGTACTTCGCCTACAGCGTGCAGGTGATGACACGGATCGCCCGCACGCTTGGACGGCAGGCTGATGCCGAGAAATTTGAGAAGCTCGCCAATGACATTCGAGACGTTTTCGTAAAAAAGTTCGTCAAGGCAGATGGCCGCATCCTCGACAGCAGGAATGAAACGGGCCAGACGCTATATGCGCTGGCATTCGGGATTGATCTTTTGCCTGAAGATATGAAGAAGCGGGTTGCTGAACAGTTCGTTGGCAGCCTTGCAAAAGAGAACAATCACATCGCCACAGGTTTTCTTGGAACGCCATTCATCCTGTTTGCCCTGCAGAAGGCAGGACATCCCGAGCTCGCATATCAACTCGTGTTGAACCGTACGTATCCTGGATGGCTGCAACAGGTGCTCTGGGGCTCGACCACCATGTGGGAACGCTGGGATGGATGGAGGCCTGACAAGGGCTTCCAGGATCCCGGAATGAACTCGTTCAACCACTACTGGCTCGGGTGTGTGAGCGAATGGCTTTTTACTCAGGTGGCAGGCATCGACACAGCCGACGGCGGTTTTGGCAGAATTGTGATTCGCCCCGAATTGGTGAAGCCCTCACAAGGATTCAATTGGGTGAAGTCCAAATACGTTTCAATCCGCGGACCCGTTGTCAGCCGCTGGAAACGGGAGGGCGATGCCTTCGAGCTCGAGGTTTCAATTCCTGCAAACAGCACGGCCTCAGTGCATGTCCCTGCAAGTGATGCAGCAGGAGTGACGGAAGGAGGAAAGCCGGCGACAGGATCTGCGGGAGTAAAGTTCATCAATATGGAAGCAGGGAAGGCTGTATTCGAAGTGGGATCCGGCTCGTATCGATTCCGTTCATCGGGGATGGAAAAATTAGGACTGTGA
- a CDS encoding ATP-binding protein — MYLKFTFLLLVFSAGVSNLYSAEVLVRTETPVRKVVRQYALTSANDFLQRDPQDWRLLASNDGGRTWATLDVRAGEGFSERHQRRVFSIANTNAFNLYRLQIDRVREPKAANSVQLAELELIGEDDNGSSMPILADVISAQGDNPPLESVAQLFDGQVETKWLDRPANRTTCASWVQWQYVRPVGITVTNIAQLVALRGRASEGYVARLAVVYAGESTRSGFVELLDNTGALEIPAPPELLACRPAQRVTIDAITAVVEGEPSVTQCRVQVADTAIPKGPRKVILEEPLEEGENFIWAEVEGEIQRVQDNNGIVFLEIADGERQLPIRLRRTAIFDPSLQPGISIRARGIVRAGFDVTGRWVASSLWAAGPEAIAPLENEEASARSSSVITKPRRQPLPGITRIGEIRALSQQVLASRPHVTVRGVITGLIGAFVQDDTGGIQVAFKPEDSRRLRELGQYVEVVGWLGLSDASTPIISADRVTVLGPGRLPNPEQPHWESLASGREDSVWVEMQGVVRATDGAHLLTNCDGRQVTASLGAAAAPLVNQLVDASVRIRGVAVAALDDWGRMRGVHVLIPSLEYLDVERNPDPPFSQPVQPVRNLLKAGGAGTHAHRVRVAGVLTFQDGQRLFLQDETGAAMAIFKQEVALDSKFGRSQWSFWRTPSTPAAQGRTKRFMPGDLVEVVGFQDSHGYSPVLTEALVRRVGSRGDVAIREISDTSFVDWKLDAMLVRLQGSLVGQQVRGEQVVLELVSHGRTVQAFMPAGFGELQNLAAGSGLEITGIWQMDPVPYAELGRSVGAVRVLTRSPADVLVRSRPSWWTVQRALTVVGGMAFVLAAASVWITQLHRKVEERTAQLASEIHKRERTEKQRALEEERSRIARDLHDDLGAALTQIRFLSAIESRDVAVPSGTRSRLEQVSEKSRQLVASLDEIVWAINPANDSLANLASYLCHVAVELFATTPIRCRLDVEESLPPLSLTTEVRHNVYLAVREALNNVAKHSKATEAWFKLRCRDNVLEISVEDNGQGIQGLAAVDAGEGLRNMRQRMESAGGHFACESRENSGTVCRMSLPLLQTVAANPTIANGNGNGAVNLDR; from the coding sequence ATGTACCTCAAGTTTACATTCCTGCTGCTGGTCTTCAGCGCTGGCGTTTCGAATCTGTATTCAGCGGAAGTTCTTGTCCGGACCGAAACCCCCGTGCGCAAGGTGGTTCGGCAATACGCACTGACGTCGGCGAACGACTTCCTGCAGCGCGATCCTCAGGATTGGCGGCTCCTTGCATCAAATGATGGCGGCAGAACCTGGGCGACTCTTGACGTGCGCGCGGGTGAAGGTTTTTCCGAACGACATCAGCGCCGGGTCTTCAGCATCGCAAACACAAATGCCTTCAACCTCTACCGTTTGCAGATTGATCGGGTGCGCGAACCCAAGGCCGCGAATTCGGTTCAACTGGCGGAGCTCGAACTCATCGGAGAAGACGACAACGGAAGTTCCATGCCGATCCTCGCCGACGTAATCAGCGCGCAGGGCGACAACCCGCCGCTGGAAAGCGTGGCCCAACTGTTCGACGGGCAAGTCGAAACGAAATGGCTCGATCGACCCGCAAATCGTACAACGTGCGCGTCCTGGGTGCAGTGGCAGTACGTTCGGCCCGTGGGAATCACTGTGACAAACATCGCGCAGCTGGTTGCGCTGCGGGGGCGCGCCAGCGAAGGGTATGTCGCGCGTTTGGCCGTCGTATATGCGGGCGAAAGCACGCGTTCTGGATTCGTTGAGCTGCTCGACAACACCGGCGCACTGGAAATTCCCGCGCCGCCTGAACTGCTTGCCTGCCGCCCTGCGCAACGTGTCACGATCGACGCGATCACCGCGGTCGTGGAGGGAGAACCCAGTGTCACCCAGTGCCGCGTGCAGGTGGCGGACACGGCGATTCCAAAAGGCCCCCGCAAGGTGATTCTCGAGGAGCCGCTGGAAGAGGGTGAGAATTTCATCTGGGCGGAAGTGGAAGGCGAGATCCAGCGGGTTCAGGACAACAACGGAATTGTCTTCCTGGAGATTGCCGACGGGGAACGACAGCTGCCAATTCGGCTGCGCCGCACTGCGATATTTGATCCATCGTTGCAGCCGGGGATTTCGATCCGCGCCCGCGGAATTGTTCGCGCCGGATTCGATGTGACGGGAAGGTGGGTGGCGTCCTCGTTGTGGGCCGCAGGTCCCGAGGCGATTGCACCGCTTGAAAATGAGGAAGCGTCGGCTCGTTCATCGAGTGTCATTACAAAACCGCGTCGTCAGCCTCTGCCAGGCATTACGCGCATCGGCGAGATCCGCGCATTGAGCCAGCAGGTCCTTGCCTCACGCCCGCATGTAACCGTTCGGGGGGTGATCACGGGTTTGATTGGAGCATTTGTCCAGGATGACACGGGCGGAATTCAGGTGGCTTTCAAACCGGAAGACAGCCGGCGATTGCGCGAACTCGGACAGTATGTGGAGGTGGTTGGCTGGCTCGGATTGAGCGATGCGTCGACGCCGATTATCTCGGCAGATCGGGTCACAGTCCTTGGCCCCGGCCGCCTGCCCAACCCTGAACAACCGCATTGGGAATCGCTTGCCAGCGGCCGCGAAGACTCTGTCTGGGTGGAAATGCAGGGCGTTGTGCGGGCGACGGACGGGGCGCATTTGCTGACGAACTGCGATGGCCGGCAGGTAACGGCCAGCCTGGGTGCCGCGGCGGCGCCGTTGGTTAATCAGCTGGTGGACGCATCGGTCCGAATCCGTGGAGTGGCAGTTGCAGCGCTGGACGATTGGGGTCGAATGCGCGGTGTGCATGTGCTGATCCCTTCGTTGGAATACCTGGATGTGGAACGAAATCCTGATCCGCCATTCTCGCAGCCCGTTCAACCCGTTCGCAATCTCCTGAAGGCGGGCGGCGCAGGGACGCATGCGCATCGCGTGCGCGTCGCGGGTGTGCTCACGTTCCAGGACGGCCAGCGGCTGTTCCTGCAGGACGAAACCGGGGCTGCAATGGCGATTTTCAAACAGGAGGTGGCTCTCGACTCCAAATTCGGCCGATCGCAATGGTCCTTCTGGCGGACCCCCAGCACACCTGCCGCGCAGGGTCGCACAAAACGATTCATGCCCGGCGACCTTGTTGAAGTCGTTGGCTTCCAGGATTCCCACGGCTATTCGCCGGTGCTGACGGAAGCTCTGGTGCGGCGTGTCGGTTCCCGGGGTGATGTGGCAATCCGCGAGATCTCTGACACGAGTTTCGTCGACTGGAAATTGGATGCCATGCTCGTTCGCCTTCAGGGTTCCCTCGTGGGGCAGCAGGTGCGAGGCGAGCAGGTGGTGCTGGAATTGGTTTCGCATGGGCGGACAGTCCAGGCATTCATGCCCGCTGGCTTCGGCGAACTCCAGAATCTCGCGGCCGGGTCGGGCCTGGAAATCACGGGCATCTGGCAAATGGATCCCGTGCCTTATGCGGAACTCGGACGCAGCGTCGGCGCGGTGCGCGTCCTCACGCGTTCGCCCGCGGATGTTCTCGTGCGCTCCCGGCCTTCGTGGTGGACAGTGCAGCGCGCGCTCACAGTCGTCGGGGGAATGGCTTTTGTCCTGGCAGCGGCGTCGGTCTGGATCACCCAGCTGCACCGAAAAGTTGAGGAGCGCACCGCGCAACTCGCCAGCGAGATTCACAAACGCGAACGAACGGAAAAGCAGCGGGCGCTTGAGGAGGAACGATCCCGGATTGCTCGCGACCTGCACGACGATCTGGGCGCAGCGCTGACGCAGATTCGGTTTTTGAGCGCCATCGAAAGCCGCGATGTGGCAGTGCCGAGTGGAACTCGTTCGCGGCTCGAGCAGGTCTCGGAAAAATCCCGGCAGCTGGTCGCTTCGCTCGATGAGATTGTGTGGGCCATCAATCCGGCAAATGACTCGCTGGCAAACCTCGCCAGTTATCTCTGCCATGTTGCCGTTGAGTTGTTTGCCACCACGCCAATCCGATGCCGGCTGGACGTGGAGGAATCGCTGCCGCCCCTTTCGTTGACGACCGAGGTGCGGCACAATGTTTATCTGGCCGTGCGCGAGGCATTAAATAATGTGGCCAAACATTCGAAGGCGACGGAGGCGTGGTTCAAGCTTCGCTGCCGGGACAATGTCCTGGAAATTTCGGTTGAGGATAATGGGCAGGGAATCCAGGGCCTCGCTGCTGTGGATGCCGGCGAAGGTTTGCGCAATATGCGGCAGCGAATGGAATCCGCGGGAGGCCATTTCGCCTGTGAAAGTCGCGAGAATTCCGGCACGGTTTGTCGCATGTCCCTGCCCCTCCTGCAGACCGTCGCCGCGAATCCCACGATTGCCAACGGCAACGGAAACGGGGCAGTTAACCTCGACCGTTGA